The proteins below are encoded in one region of Vespa velutina chromosome 11, iVesVel2.1, whole genome shotgun sequence:
- the LOC124952908 gene encoding ATP-dependent RNA helicase DHX30-like isoform X1, translating to MFNYRVIFYKKGRTRCFIRSQVAWPCESSIKQLYLNKIKRYYRTQSEEERKLVDNVAKVNNSIHLEDLKQPNLINSVECPNFTQRLLEENGKEGYNSYKNAIYDTKLRKNEEVTFEDMFKLYPNSVNTLKNIYYIVMKELNINNLLRMDFTCSQNKERVTWECICSVSWPMKESFTGRGTSKVLASADASLKCLYWLYKQNKLKANKPIIYTKEEMETKLDKTIPIYLDSTILEEVERLIEIYKENVKNIIESPKLKNNSSDVSVDIDTGMTPSFLYNQTRNQSLKSRFLQNKVRTDDNNLPIFQYREKILEKLEKNNILLIRGNTGCGKTTQIPQFILDSYIKNGNATDCNILVSQPRRISAISLAERIASERGESIGDVIGFSVRLQKVYPRFPAGILFCTTGILCQIMEKNPNLIGYSHVILDEVHERTLDIDILFVLIKRALTNNSSLKLIIMSATINTKIFEKYFNCDTIDIEGKRYPVKMHFLEDFANLLPPLENKMNLNLIKGNINRNTNILMVNIQQVVSLIKWIINNKPPGTILCFLPGWAEIKIIDTILNNDTSLNQKLLVIPLHSKLSIVYHHRIFNSVPKDTSKIILATDIVESGITIPDVIYVIDTSIKNTPIWRDNKLYMGFQQVSQANIQQRKGRAGRIQDGESYHFITKKEYDELHPNPIPEALCSSLEDTIIKIKGHTNEKIEQFCEHMIESPSKMAINKAIKTLLLLDIIDKDENLTPLGKRLSSIHVHPMLGKALILSTIFKCTESILSIITLYSIEQDIFSNTLYNKSSKKDIKEQYHRTSDHLAIAKLCTEWKKRLDESDYTNDYFCNNMNISPLRIKLYDKIRCIISKQLQTCGIKNYDIFDSIKLQSKDAYSEEIIYGIILSSTNMLLENYEFSYDKNIFRKKSQLKSELNNLVKIMTESVNYNKIFEPNSFLTYFHGVNFQNTRYMLVYDTSIISPLTILLFGQGSIYEKENNNSLNEKIIVLMLREEKPLKFSCTPEVAEKLMLFRNIIWSVVNYFLIIDKRPHNEYNYMNEYRSEMLRVLSKMLDISAKNNDKKIK from the exons ATGTTTAATTATcgagtaatattttataagaaaggaagaacTCGTTGTTT TATCAGATCTCAAGTGGCATGGCCATGTGAATCATctattaaacaattatatcttaataaaataaagcgaTATTATAGAACACaaagtgaagaagaaagaaaattagttGATAATGTAGCCaag GTAAATAATAGTATTCATTTAGAAGATTTAAAGCAACCGAATTTGATTAATTCAGTCGAATGTCCGAATTTTACGCAAAGACTTTTAGag gaaaatggaaaagaaggatataatagttataagaACGCAATATATGAtacaaaattaagaaaaaatgaagaagttaCATTTGaag ataTGTTTAAATTGTATCCAAACAGTGTTaatactttaaaaaatatttattatattgtaatgaaagaattaaatattaataatttacttcGTATGGATTTTACTTGTTCCCAAAATAAAGAACGTGTAACTTGGGAATGTATTTGCTCAGTTTCTTGGCCAATGAAGGAATCATTTACAGGAAGAGGTACAAGTAAAGTATTAGCTTCAGCTGATGCATCATTAAAGTGTTTATACTGGTTGTATaagcaaaataaattaaaagctaATAAaccaataatatatacgaaagaGGAAATGGAAACTAAATTGGACAAAACTATCCCTATTTATTTGGATTCTACAATTTTGGAAGAAGTTGAAAGATTGATTGAGATATACAAAGAg aatgtaaaaaatataatcgaatctcctaaattaaaaaataatagttctGATGTATCTGTTGATATTGATACTGGTATGACTCCTTCATTTTTGTACAATCAAACGCGTAATCAAAGCCTAAAAAGTAGGTTTTTGCAAAATAAGGTTAGAACTGATGATAATAATCTTCCTATTTTTCAATACAG ggaaaaaatacttgaaaaattagaaaaaaataatattttattaattagagGTAATACAGGTTGTGGTAAAACCACACAAATTCCTCAGTTTATATTagattcttatataaaaaatggaaatgcTACAGACTGTAATATTTTGGTATCGCAACCTCGCAGAATTTCTGCAATATCTTTAGCAGAACGTATTGCTTCTGAAAGAGGAGAATCTATAGGAGATGTGATAGGATTTTCTGTACGATTACAGAAGGTTTATCCACGATTTCCTGCTGGAATACTTTTTTGTACCACTGGTATTTTATGCCAAATAATGGAGAAAAATCCAAACTTAATAGGATACAGCCATGTTATTTTGGACGAAGTTCATGAACGTACATTGGATATTGAcatactttttgttttaattaaaagagcACTTACAAATAATTCTTCGttaaaacttattattatgTCTGCAACTATTAACactaaaatatttgaaaaatattttaattgtgatACAATTGATATAGAAGGTAAAAGATATCCCGTTAAAATGCATTTTTTAGAAGATTTTGCAAATTTATTACCTCCGTTAGAAAACAAGATGAATTTGAATCTtattaaaggaaatataaatcgaaatacGAATATACTAATGGTTAATATTCAACAAGTTGTAAGTCTTATAAAAtggattataaataataaaccaCCTGGTACAATATTATGTTTCTTACCAGGATGGGCAGAAATTAAGATAATAGATACGATACTTAATAATGATACGTCACTAAACCAAAAATTATTAGTAATTCCATTACATTCTAAACTATCAATAGTTTATCATCACAGGATCTTTAATTCAGTACCAAAAGACacttcaaaaattattttggcAACAGATATTGTTGAAAGTGGCATCACTATACCTGATGTTATATATGTGATAGATACTAGTATTAAGAATACTCCTATATGGCGAGATAACAAACTTTATATGGGCTTTCAACAAGTATCACAAGCAAATATACAACAAAG AAAAGGAAGAGCTGGTCGGATACAAGATGGTGAaagttatcattttataacaaaaaaggaatatgATGAATTGCATCCTAATCCAATTCCTGAGGCATTATGCAGTTCTCTGGAAGATacaattattaagattaaagGTCACACTAATGAGAAGATTGAACAATTTTGTGAACATATGATTGAATCACCGAGCAAAATGGCAATAAACAaagcgataaaaacgttactgctattagatattattgataagGATGAAAATTTAACACCATTAGGAAAACGATTATCATCAATTCATGTACATCCAATGTTAGGCAAAGCTTTAATTCTTTCAACAATATTTAA gtgtACAGAGTCCATTCTATCTATTATTACACTTTATTCTATTGAacaagatattttttcaaacacATTGTATAATAAGTCTTctaagaaagatattaaagagcAATATCATAGAACAAGTGATCATCTTGCTATAGCTAAATTATGTActgaatggaaaaagagattAGATGAAAGCGATTATACAAATGATTATTTCTGCAACAATATGAACATTAGTCCtcttagaataaaattatatgata AAATACGTTGTATAATTTCTAAACAATTGCAGACCTGTGgtataaaaaattacgatatcTTTGATTCAATAAAGCTTCAAAGTAAAGATGCATATagcgaagaaataatttatggtattattttatcttctacAAATATGCTACTTGAgaattatgaattttcttatgacaaaaatatttttagaaagaaatcTCAACTTAAATCtga ATTGAATAATTTGGTTAAGATAATGACAGAAAGTGTGAActataataagatatttgaACCTAATTCATTCTTGACATATTTTCATGgtgtaaattttcaaaatacacGCTATATGCTAGTATATGATACTAGTATTATATCTCCCTTAACCATATTACTTTTTGGTCAAGGTTCCATATATGAAAAA gAGAATAATAACTCCCTTAATGAAAAGATTATCGTTCTTATGTTGAGGGAAGAGAAaccattgaaattttcatgTACACCaga GGTAGCAGAAAAGCTTATGTTATTCCGTAATATTATTTGGTCTgtagtaaattattttcttataatagaTAAACGTCCAcacaatgaatataattatatgaatgaGTATAGATCAGAAATGTTACGAGTACTTTCCAAAATGTTAGATATAAGTGCTAagaacaatgataaaaaaataaagtaa
- the LOC124952908 gene encoding ATP-dependent RNA helicase DHX30-like isoform X3: MFNYRVIFYKKGRTRCFIRSQVAWPCESSIKQLYLNKIKRYYRTQSEEERKLVDNVAKVNNSIHLEDLKQPNLINSVECPNFTQRLLEENGKEGYNSYKNAIYDTKLRKNEEVTFEDMFKLYPNSVNTLKNIYYIVMKELNINNLLRMDFTCSQNKERVTWECICSVSWPMKESFTGRGTSKVLASADASLKCLYWLYKQNKLKANKPIIYTKEEMETKLDKTIPIYLDSTILEEVERLIEIYKENVKNIIESPKLKNNSSDVSVDIDTGMTPSFLYNQTRNQSLKSRFLQNKVRTDDNNLPIFQYREKILEKLEKNNILLIRGNTGCGKTTQIPQFILDSYIKNGNATDCNILVSQPRRISAISLAERIASERGESIGDVIGFSVRLQKVYPRFPAGILFCTTGILCQIMEKNPNLIGYSHVILDEVHERTLDIDILFVLIKRALTNNSSLKLIIMSATINTKIFEKYFNCDTIDIEGKRYPVKMHFLEDFANLLPPLENKMNLNLIKGNINRNTNILMVNIQQVVSLIKWIINNKPPGTILCFLPGWAEIKIIDTILNNDTSLNQKLLVIPLHSKLSIVYHHRIFNSVPKDTSKIILATDIVESGITIPDVIYVIDTSIKNTPIWRDNKLYMGFQQVSQANIQQRKGRAGRIQDGESYHFITKKEYDELHPNPIPEALCSSLEDTIIKIKGHTNEKIEQFCEHMIESPSKMAINKAIKTLLLLDIIDKDENLTPLGKRLSSIHVHPMLGKALILSTIFKCTESILSIITLYSIEQDIFSNTLYNKSSKKDIKEQYHRTSDHLAIAKLCTEWKKRLDESDYTNDYFCNNMNISPLRIKLYDIFLHLQKYVV, from the exons ATGTTTAATTATcgagtaatattttataagaaaggaagaacTCGTTGTTT TATCAGATCTCAAGTGGCATGGCCATGTGAATCATctattaaacaattatatcttaataaaataaagcgaTATTATAGAACACaaagtgaagaagaaagaaaattagttGATAATGTAGCCaag GTAAATAATAGTATTCATTTAGAAGATTTAAAGCAACCGAATTTGATTAATTCAGTCGAATGTCCGAATTTTACGCAAAGACTTTTAGag gaaaatggaaaagaaggatataatagttataagaACGCAATATATGAtacaaaattaagaaaaaatgaagaagttaCATTTGaag ataTGTTTAAATTGTATCCAAACAGTGTTaatactttaaaaaatatttattatattgtaatgaaagaattaaatattaataatttacttcGTATGGATTTTACTTGTTCCCAAAATAAAGAACGTGTAACTTGGGAATGTATTTGCTCAGTTTCTTGGCCAATGAAGGAATCATTTACAGGAAGAGGTACAAGTAAAGTATTAGCTTCAGCTGATGCATCATTAAAGTGTTTATACTGGTTGTATaagcaaaataaattaaaagctaATAAaccaataatatatacgaaagaGGAAATGGAAACTAAATTGGACAAAACTATCCCTATTTATTTGGATTCTACAATTTTGGAAGAAGTTGAAAGATTGATTGAGATATACAAAGAg aatgtaaaaaatataatcgaatctcctaaattaaaaaataatagttctGATGTATCTGTTGATATTGATACTGGTATGACTCCTTCATTTTTGTACAATCAAACGCGTAATCAAAGCCTAAAAAGTAGGTTTTTGCAAAATAAGGTTAGAACTGATGATAATAATCTTCCTATTTTTCAATACAG ggaaaaaatacttgaaaaattagaaaaaaataatattttattaattagagGTAATACAGGTTGTGGTAAAACCACACAAATTCCTCAGTTTATATTagattcttatataaaaaatggaaatgcTACAGACTGTAATATTTTGGTATCGCAACCTCGCAGAATTTCTGCAATATCTTTAGCAGAACGTATTGCTTCTGAAAGAGGAGAATCTATAGGAGATGTGATAGGATTTTCTGTACGATTACAGAAGGTTTATCCACGATTTCCTGCTGGAATACTTTTTTGTACCACTGGTATTTTATGCCAAATAATGGAGAAAAATCCAAACTTAATAGGATACAGCCATGTTATTTTGGACGAAGTTCATGAACGTACATTGGATATTGAcatactttttgttttaattaaaagagcACTTACAAATAATTCTTCGttaaaacttattattatgTCTGCAACTATTAACactaaaatatttgaaaaatattttaattgtgatACAATTGATATAGAAGGTAAAAGATATCCCGTTAAAATGCATTTTTTAGAAGATTTTGCAAATTTATTACCTCCGTTAGAAAACAAGATGAATTTGAATCTtattaaaggaaatataaatcgaaatacGAATATACTAATGGTTAATATTCAACAAGTTGTAAGTCTTATAAAAtggattataaataataaaccaCCTGGTACAATATTATGTTTCTTACCAGGATGGGCAGAAATTAAGATAATAGATACGATACTTAATAATGATACGTCACTAAACCAAAAATTATTAGTAATTCCATTACATTCTAAACTATCAATAGTTTATCATCACAGGATCTTTAATTCAGTACCAAAAGACacttcaaaaattattttggcAACAGATATTGTTGAAAGTGGCATCACTATACCTGATGTTATATATGTGATAGATACTAGTATTAAGAATACTCCTATATGGCGAGATAACAAACTTTATATGGGCTTTCAACAAGTATCACAAGCAAATATACAACAAAG AAAAGGAAGAGCTGGTCGGATACAAGATGGTGAaagttatcattttataacaaaaaaggaatatgATGAATTGCATCCTAATCCAATTCCTGAGGCATTATGCAGTTCTCTGGAAGATacaattattaagattaaagGTCACACTAATGAGAAGATTGAACAATTTTGTGAACATATGATTGAATCACCGAGCAAAATGGCAATAAACAaagcgataaaaacgttactgctattagatattattgataagGATGAAAATTTAACACCATTAGGAAAACGATTATCATCAATTCATGTACATCCAATGTTAGGCAAAGCTTTAATTCTTTCAACAATATTTAA gtgtACAGAGTCCATTCTATCTATTATTACACTTTATTCTATTGAacaagatattttttcaaacacATTGTATAATAAGTCTTctaagaaagatattaaagagcAATATCATAGAACAAGTGATCATCTTGCTATAGCTAAATTATGTActgaatggaaaaagagattAGATGAAAGCGATTATACAAATGATTATTTCTGCAACAATATGAACATTAGTCCtcttagaataaaattatatgata tttttttacatttacagAAATACGTTGTATAA
- the LOC124952908 gene encoding ATP-dependent RNA helicase DHX30-like isoform X2, with protein sequence MFNYRVIFYKKGRTRCFIRSQVAWPCESSIKQLYLNKIKRYYRTQSEEERKLVDNVAKENGKEGYNSYKNAIYDTKLRKNEEVTFEDMFKLYPNSVNTLKNIYYIVMKELNINNLLRMDFTCSQNKERVTWECICSVSWPMKESFTGRGTSKVLASADASLKCLYWLYKQNKLKANKPIIYTKEEMETKLDKTIPIYLDSTILEEVERLIEIYKENVKNIIESPKLKNNSSDVSVDIDTGMTPSFLYNQTRNQSLKSRFLQNKVRTDDNNLPIFQYREKILEKLEKNNILLIRGNTGCGKTTQIPQFILDSYIKNGNATDCNILVSQPRRISAISLAERIASERGESIGDVIGFSVRLQKVYPRFPAGILFCTTGILCQIMEKNPNLIGYSHVILDEVHERTLDIDILFVLIKRALTNNSSLKLIIMSATINTKIFEKYFNCDTIDIEGKRYPVKMHFLEDFANLLPPLENKMNLNLIKGNINRNTNILMVNIQQVVSLIKWIINNKPPGTILCFLPGWAEIKIIDTILNNDTSLNQKLLVIPLHSKLSIVYHHRIFNSVPKDTSKIILATDIVESGITIPDVIYVIDTSIKNTPIWRDNKLYMGFQQVSQANIQQRKGRAGRIQDGESYHFITKKEYDELHPNPIPEALCSSLEDTIIKIKGHTNEKIEQFCEHMIESPSKMAINKAIKTLLLLDIIDKDENLTPLGKRLSSIHVHPMLGKALILSTIFKCTESILSIITLYSIEQDIFSNTLYNKSSKKDIKEQYHRTSDHLAIAKLCTEWKKRLDESDYTNDYFCNNMNISPLRIKLYDKIRCIISKQLQTCGIKNYDIFDSIKLQSKDAYSEEIIYGIILSSTNMLLENYEFSYDKNIFRKKSQLKSELNNLVKIMTESVNYNKIFEPNSFLTYFHGVNFQNTRYMLVYDTSIISPLTILLFGQGSIYEKENNNSLNEKIIVLMLREEKPLKFSCTPEVAEKLMLFRNIIWSVVNYFLIIDKRPHNEYNYMNEYRSEMLRVLSKMLDISAKNNDKKIK encoded by the exons ATGTTTAATTATcgagtaatattttataagaaaggaagaacTCGTTGTTT TATCAGATCTCAAGTGGCATGGCCATGTGAATCATctattaaacaattatatcttaataaaataaagcgaTATTATAGAACACaaagtgaagaagaaagaaaattagttGATAATGTAGCCaag gaaaatggaaaagaaggatataatagttataagaACGCAATATATGAtacaaaattaagaaaaaatgaagaagttaCATTTGaag ataTGTTTAAATTGTATCCAAACAGTGTTaatactttaaaaaatatttattatattgtaatgaaagaattaaatattaataatttacttcGTATGGATTTTACTTGTTCCCAAAATAAAGAACGTGTAACTTGGGAATGTATTTGCTCAGTTTCTTGGCCAATGAAGGAATCATTTACAGGAAGAGGTACAAGTAAAGTATTAGCTTCAGCTGATGCATCATTAAAGTGTTTATACTGGTTGTATaagcaaaataaattaaaagctaATAAaccaataatatatacgaaagaGGAAATGGAAACTAAATTGGACAAAACTATCCCTATTTATTTGGATTCTACAATTTTGGAAGAAGTTGAAAGATTGATTGAGATATACAAAGAg aatgtaaaaaatataatcgaatctcctaaattaaaaaataatagttctGATGTATCTGTTGATATTGATACTGGTATGACTCCTTCATTTTTGTACAATCAAACGCGTAATCAAAGCCTAAAAAGTAGGTTTTTGCAAAATAAGGTTAGAACTGATGATAATAATCTTCCTATTTTTCAATACAG ggaaaaaatacttgaaaaattagaaaaaaataatattttattaattagagGTAATACAGGTTGTGGTAAAACCACACAAATTCCTCAGTTTATATTagattcttatataaaaaatggaaatgcTACAGACTGTAATATTTTGGTATCGCAACCTCGCAGAATTTCTGCAATATCTTTAGCAGAACGTATTGCTTCTGAAAGAGGAGAATCTATAGGAGATGTGATAGGATTTTCTGTACGATTACAGAAGGTTTATCCACGATTTCCTGCTGGAATACTTTTTTGTACCACTGGTATTTTATGCCAAATAATGGAGAAAAATCCAAACTTAATAGGATACAGCCATGTTATTTTGGACGAAGTTCATGAACGTACATTGGATATTGAcatactttttgttttaattaaaagagcACTTACAAATAATTCTTCGttaaaacttattattatgTCTGCAACTATTAACactaaaatatttgaaaaatattttaattgtgatACAATTGATATAGAAGGTAAAAGATATCCCGTTAAAATGCATTTTTTAGAAGATTTTGCAAATTTATTACCTCCGTTAGAAAACAAGATGAATTTGAATCTtattaaaggaaatataaatcgaaatacGAATATACTAATGGTTAATATTCAACAAGTTGTAAGTCTTATAAAAtggattataaataataaaccaCCTGGTACAATATTATGTTTCTTACCAGGATGGGCAGAAATTAAGATAATAGATACGATACTTAATAATGATACGTCACTAAACCAAAAATTATTAGTAATTCCATTACATTCTAAACTATCAATAGTTTATCATCACAGGATCTTTAATTCAGTACCAAAAGACacttcaaaaattattttggcAACAGATATTGTTGAAAGTGGCATCACTATACCTGATGTTATATATGTGATAGATACTAGTATTAAGAATACTCCTATATGGCGAGATAACAAACTTTATATGGGCTTTCAACAAGTATCACAAGCAAATATACAACAAAG AAAAGGAAGAGCTGGTCGGATACAAGATGGTGAaagttatcattttataacaaaaaaggaatatgATGAATTGCATCCTAATCCAATTCCTGAGGCATTATGCAGTTCTCTGGAAGATacaattattaagattaaagGTCACACTAATGAGAAGATTGAACAATTTTGTGAACATATGATTGAATCACCGAGCAAAATGGCAATAAACAaagcgataaaaacgttactgctattagatattattgataagGATGAAAATTTAACACCATTAGGAAAACGATTATCATCAATTCATGTACATCCAATGTTAGGCAAAGCTTTAATTCTTTCAACAATATTTAA gtgtACAGAGTCCATTCTATCTATTATTACACTTTATTCTATTGAacaagatattttttcaaacacATTGTATAATAAGTCTTctaagaaagatattaaagagcAATATCATAGAACAAGTGATCATCTTGCTATAGCTAAATTATGTActgaatggaaaaagagattAGATGAAAGCGATTATACAAATGATTATTTCTGCAACAATATGAACATTAGTCCtcttagaataaaattatatgata AAATACGTTGTATAATTTCTAAACAATTGCAGACCTGTGgtataaaaaattacgatatcTTTGATTCAATAAAGCTTCAAAGTAAAGATGCATATagcgaagaaataatttatggtattattttatcttctacAAATATGCTACTTGAgaattatgaattttcttatgacaaaaatatttttagaaagaaatcTCAACTTAAATCtga ATTGAATAATTTGGTTAAGATAATGACAGAAAGTGTGAActataataagatatttgaACCTAATTCATTCTTGACATATTTTCATGgtgtaaattttcaaaatacacGCTATATGCTAGTATATGATACTAGTATTATATCTCCCTTAACCATATTACTTTTTGGTCAAGGTTCCATATATGAAAAA gAGAATAATAACTCCCTTAATGAAAAGATTATCGTTCTTATGTTGAGGGAAGAGAAaccattgaaattttcatgTACACCaga GGTAGCAGAAAAGCTTATGTTATTCCGTAATATTATTTGGTCTgtagtaaattattttcttataatagaTAAACGTCCAcacaatgaatataattatatgaatgaGTATAGATCAGAAATGTTACGAGTACTTTCCAAAATGTTAGATATAAGTGCTAagaacaatgataaaaaaataaagtaa